aaaaatccaaaaattttgaattgtctgctaacttcaggatcataaattttttatgatacagaagttagccgacgtctaataattttttcaaaacgatcaattataaaaaaaaaaatatttaaaaaattgcacttatagttttttttaattttctacaaatgcatttttttagtttttttttttttgccattgatttgttgaaacaaaaaatccgaaaatttttaattatctgttaacttcaggatcaaaattttttgaattcccgaataaataaaaaaaatgtaagaagaataaaaataaaaaaatgcatactttgataattgaaaaaccagcccgcgcatttttttcaatttcattatttaaatttttgaatttatttatttaaaatctataaattgtctcacaTCTGGTACATTCGCactcataactttttaaatgaactgataaaaaaatttttgtttcaataacAGGACGAGAAATCAGAAAATTCTTGACACCTGCGACATTGTAGTAGACGTTGGTGGTGTCTATGACCCAAAGAAGCATCGCTACGATCATCACATGAGAGATTTCACAGAAACTGCAAACTCAGTATTAAAACGTGATGACTGTCCGTGGACTATTAAATTAAGTAGCGCTGGCTTAGTGTACTGTCACTTTGGCCACAGAATTATCAAGCAATTGATACCGGAATTAGTCGATGAGACAGACgttcacagtatttttaaaCGTGTCTACGACTCATTGATCAAAGAAGTCGACGCCATTGACAACGGAGTCTTGATGTTTGATGGAGAACCCAAGTATCGTATTGTCACTAATTTAAGCTCACGTGTCGCTAGATTGAATCCTGAGTGGAATAGCGAAGGGGTTGATCCTGAGGTTCAATTTGGAAAAGCCATGGAGATGTGTGgtgatgaatttaaatatttcattgaaaattcTGCACGTGTTTGGTTACCAGCTCGTGATATTGTTCTTCAATCTATTGAGAAGAGATtcgaagtaatttttttatcattaattagataagtcatttttttttattgaataattttttggtttagGTGGATCCAAGTGgtgaaatttttgagctccaAACATCAGTACCGTGGAAAGATAGTTTCTTTGAGTTGGAGAAATTACTGAATGTCAGTCCTCCAATAAAATATGTGATATTTAAAGACAATAGTTGGAGAGTCCAATGTGTTCCTGTCAGTCTCGGTAGTTTCGTTCCtcggtaattaatattttatttatcgtcgatatttattaattcgttttgttaattattaaaatttttgataggtTGCCTCTGCCAGAAGAGTGGGCAGGTCTGCGTGATGAAGAATTGACTCGAGTTTCTGGTATCGAAGGCTGTGTCTTTGTCCACACCGTCCGTTTTATTGGAGGCAACGAGACACGCGAAGGTGCTTTGGCTATGGCACAAAAGTCGTTAAAACTAAATCAATTAATGAAATCTTAgtgaattatataattaaatttgcaaTAATAGGAaattacatttaatacttcgtattttttatactgaaagaaaaaaatcaattatttgtacaaatgtttagttatttataaaattttggtatGTCCGCAATGGAACATTTATAAGATCACTGGCACGTCTGtcaaattttcagtaaaagttaattaactttttacaTAAGTGAGTAATTATTGCTCCTGTTTATATTGATACTTTTATGACGTGATCGATAacataaacgttttttactCTTTACGATGTCGGCAATTAGTAGAAAAAActgaaaagttatatttattttttgagcttTGAGTTGATCAtaacaataacttttaataatttcttataattCTAGTAAATGGCAGTAAAAATAAacggaaaaatatttgtttaatataatttattttttctatcaaaatccatttacaaaaaatcgacaacagtaaaaaaaaggcatcaattaataataatggcCATGGGATTCAGCAGCGGCTTTAGCGACTTCCGCAAAGTGGGCAGCTTTTGCGTGAGCTACTTCCGGAGTGTCAACGACGTTACCGTCGGGTCCGATTGGGGCGGCACCGTATCCGTAACCGTGAGCGTAGGAAGGTGAGTAAGAGTAAGCTAGAGCACCGTATGCTTGTCCATGTCCGTATCCATGTCCGTATCCATGTCCATATCCAGTTTTAGCAGCTTCCTAAGAAACAATAATCAATAATCAGTTTGCGGATTGATCcaacttttaaaaacaaaatgacttttacacgaaaaaaaagattttttggcgccaaaaatatttacttgtcccaagaaaatttttgttttcaatttaaggtaaaagacctagtacccgatcactacTCCACGTATTTGTATAGATacatttagtaaaatttagtaaatatatatctacaaatacatgagtgatcgggtactagttccctgatcgggtactgggtctcttaccttataatgaaaaaaatttctaaggacaagtaaaaatttttttaaggagagtaaatattttttgcgggaaaaaattttttcttctgtgtaataacagtaataaaaataaaaacatacatGAGCATGAGCAGCGAGGTGAGCAGCTTTAGCATGAGCAACCTCAGGAGTATCAATTACACGACCGTCATGACCTAATGGAGCTGGAGGTCCATGATGAGCGATTGTTGGTACGTAGACATGACTGACGTGTGGGTAGGAAGAGTGAGCGACCGCTGGTGCATAAGCGTATCCAGAGTGTCCAGCATATCCAGCGTATCCGTAGCCATTGCGTGCTGCTTCGTGTGCGTGAGTTGCCAAATGAGCTGCTTTTGCGTGGGCTACTTCCGGGGTGTCAACCACACGGCCATCGTGAGCCAAAGGTGCTGCCGGACCATGGTATCCGTACAAGTATCCGGGTTTTGCCGATGCCACAGCGACAAGAGCAACCAAAACAATCTAcagatttaatattaaaattttttaattacaatcatAAGAAATATCAATACGCTGATCAGTTTTCACTTGAAatgttacaatttatttataaataaaaatgtagtttattactaaatagaagaaaaacaCTTGCACTTTTTGCGGAAGAATATTTATACGCATCGCGTGCGTtacgttttaataaaataacacagTGGAAAGTTCGCTGTAAATTATACGCATTAtatagttttcatttttaattttttttcctcattaTTATGCACTGAAGccaaatgtaaaattttaaatgaaacttGAACAATACCAGAGAAAAAAACGGCGGTAATGCCGTACAGAGTTGGCTTTTTTACGgtaaaactttaattatttataattaaagtgataataaaatccagtgaaaccaaaaaaaagtgttacaattattataaaacatgTAATCTAGTTCACGAGTCAGTTTTGATAAAGatctcaaaataaaaatatttgaaatactCACAAAAGTCTtcatagttattttttaaaaaaatatatatttttatatataaatatatatgtctatatattattttgtcaAGTCTGCGCTGCTGGGTTTTCCAGTATTCGCTGACGGAACTGTTGTGCTGTACCAAGAACCGCGTAccctttttatatatatggtaaCAATCTGGTAGGGAGTTGGTTtgtgtatttaaaaatgatatggtgggataaatttaaatatcataagTATCTATAACCATAAGTGTATTGGAAAAGATTAAAGTACAGTGACATTGACATTACATTGACGGGGAGGCCCTGGACCTGTTTACGACAGGTGCTTTTCCTATCTAGCTAACAGACTCCAGCAGTTACAGTCATCAATGCTCTTTGGTACTCTCGCCCTTCTCAATTTGCCAACAGTTTACTCCGAGGTCAGAGCCAACCAACACGGCTTATTTTCCCCTCCATACATACGAGTACACAcacgaaatttaattattattattgtttattagttcatttatttatttgaaatatgaatttaaatgaaatataggtgaaagtattttttatgtaagtaATTGTAATCATCAATTATTTGGATTGttatctattaattataatgattattattattttaaaaatatttttcactattATAAATTCATCTCTTGGTATAATTATCACTGCAATacttaattactttttgataacccattattaaaattatataataataaattttctattagcaaactttttgattaaatttcatatttttttatatatgtcattaatgtcattatatatccgatgagaaaaaaaaatattttcgaatcaTTGTAAAGTCTTATcactgagagaacaatttatttgagacAAAGATGTGGTTCATTCAATGAAATAACGATTTGTTTATAGTTAAGAAATCtttatttggaatttttttcaaccaaaatttgtttataaacaaatatatatttgaatcaaataaatctatttatttggcacaaataaattgttctctcagtgtacGACAAGAAATTAtgctagtaaaaattttcagtctagtatactgtaaaaaatcgggagtgaattcgaagtgattacggattttttaaaaatacggaTTCGCTCCATTCAGAGTTCCGGAggcttagaaaaaattacttcgaATACAGAGTCaatagggagtttgtttttccCGCGGAGAGATgccggagtgatctggatttttttttaaattcggaTTCCCTGCGAACCggagtttcaatatttaaataaaattccctttggagtgaattttacaccaaagagattaaataaatacacagtcATCCGCCCGGATTCGCTCTGAATTaactccgcgttcactcctCAAATTTATTACAGTTTATATCTTTGgtgcaaaaatttgaagatttcattcaaaataattttcttaatcaaAGAAATCCAAgtttatttatagatattttgatcttttttttggcaatagtgtaaataaatttttattttattctgtcaaaaaaatgattcttcgCGCTagatatgaaattaataatgcaaaaatttatatcgatttattattagagaaatgatttattgtttaatttggTACGCgcgtttttcaaattttcaaattctaaaAGCTGTTGCACAAAAATCGCGTACTACGATTCCAAAAATTTAAGGAGATCGCTATCCATTAAAAatctaaagtaaaaaaaattttttacccatGTCAATGAAAGCAATTTAATTCTGAACAAAAGTATCAATTCTTTTGAGATCGATAAAAAACGTGACTATTTTTTGCCCCTCTtgcgaaattaaaaaaattactgtcgatattttgaaatatgattaaaaataaattcaaaaaaatgtcaCAACGtgattaaaatatgaaattattgaataaataagtCAACTTACGACAACAAGGAtagaaaagtttaaaaaaaatatgtaaatacttatgtaaaattattaatttgatctCAATAAGATCTGTATCTCATTATAAAGCCCGGAAGCGTTTGATTTCGATATAACAAACTCGTCGACCCTGAGTAATTTATTACAGACTAGATACATAAGTTATTCAGGCCCTTTTAATGTAACCAAGACTTTTCTCCGCGgcccaaataaatattctaatgaagaaattttttttactatattaaaagcgaaagtttttttatcaaactaACATTCGtccaataaatatatgtaagtatACTTGAATGAgctacaaaataaataattgaaggaCGGATAAATCCGTACGTCCTCGAAGATGAATATCATTTCTTgtattggatttaaaaaaagtgtatCACGATAAAATCATTAACTCTCATTACGTTAATTCCGTGATCGATGTTGTTACACtatattatcataaatattattactatcattacaacataaaaaaatgaaatcgacatatattaacaataaatagtaattaagaaatattattgcatggaattttaaaaaaatataaaagttgaTAACAAATACTTGGAATATTCGATTAAAAGTAGAACAGGTTACTCGgtttaaaaagaatttttatctgatatcaatatatatataagtaaattCGTTACGCACGCTTGGCTTTATCCGTGCACCCGGGTCACAAGTACCTTAAAAGTGCCGTTCATGATTTCTTTCTTattgataaagaaaaagtaaataaaatgtgaATTTTAACGCTGACATAAACTAAACCGTCATGCAACTGTGTAGGATCGCGCCTTTCCTTATGGGCGAGTCTCGTGGGCGTAATAATGGAACCACAGTTTTTATATCGCAATGAGGTAATCACGCGACCTACCCGTAACACGTTTGCATCGTAACAAGAAtctcaatattattataaattacaactatacatatgtacatatatgcatttatttttattcactcgTATTCTTATTCTTCTTCAATTATTCATACCATCGCAAAAGCAATTATCGAAAAACCGGTAGCTTTtacataactttttaaataaatattttgtaacatatttaattattacacgcCAGGATGATCCATTTATATtccatacataaaaataaaagtttggtAAATCAAAAAGTGCAAGACTCTTAATGCtcatttgcaaaaaaaaaaaaatgtctgataatagtttcaaaatcattgttttttcctctattacactagaaatttaaatttcgctcCGAAAAATAGTCAGATGTATTTTTTCGCGCAGGCGCGACTAGTGTGACGAAAGTtctttccctgattaaacaactgtattcgatcgaattaaacagaattcaatttttaattctatttaattcagataaattctgttaattcggtacctaacttaaaaatgaattctgtctaattcggcaagaaaaccagaatttgtccaaattaaaacgaatttaaataattctattcggtttaattctgattaattcgaaaataattctccaatttctgattctgaatccgaattaaactgaattaaaacgaatgtgaaatttttaaatcggttttattctgtttaattcaaattcaaattttcaattcagttgaattctctttTGCAGAATTccacagaatataacagaattaaaatttttaattcggtcgaattcagttgtttaatcagggttttattaattataattaaacaaaaaattctcttattaattataattaaacgggGCCGAATTTGATGGCCATTTATGACACACTTCTTCTTCGGCccaaaaataatcttttaaaaaaaaaagtgatccaAATAATGGCTTTTTTTCGAGTTTTTGTGTTAACGGGTAACGGACATCTTTTCTACTGCTtgacgggaaaatttttttttacattttgatgcttttttagttatttaatacATCAAATTGGTCTTTATAAGTAACAAAATTAATCcttattaaattctctatcCGATGATGTGTAATTTGGTTGAGCTCCGTGGACTAGCAAAAGTAAAACAGTAAAAACAGTAGCGAAAAAAGAGGCaaacttaatttttcgattgtaaagcacactctaatgcttcgcattaagagtcgtgcaatacgtatgtatatatgtatacaacaaacatctaatttgatataaaGAATCTAGAGCATTTTCATCCTTGTATCCTCGgtagtacttaatattaactGAAACAACAGCAACTACCGTTGTTAGATGTAACGtgtaattttaagttaattccATGTGTACTACGATTACAACACATAAAAATCGTCAAGGCGTGtctttttcttatatttttgcGACAGACTTGCAGTACATATATTTTGCTACTACTGCATactatgaaatataaatatgatgtGCAAGGAAAAATGCGGGGCTGTAAATGTGCTATTACACTTAAAAGCTTGGTATTATAAATAGCTGAGTGATTCCCGATGTAATGCAGCCGTATTGCTGTTGGTATTACAATTGTATCGTATCGTgcgtttattaaataaaaccgaGACTTAACATTGCGTTATGTAGGTGAGTAAAGGCACGAGGCTCGAGATAGTGCTCATTGTATGGGTGTTTTTAATGATAGATTAGCCGATATCACTGACAGTAATAACTTATAACGTTTTCTCTTTTACTAGCATTACGATCTATGACGAAACAAAGCATCTATCTTTGGAAGTTAATTCATGATAGTCATGATCACCATTCCGGCACGCCTGGCTATACATCGACTATTTAATTGCAGACTATCGAGTCAACAATTATATGGATCCTCGATCTTTGCCGTACCGTGAGATTTGTTGCGCCCACTAGCTAAGATGCATCATACCTTTGCTAATATTTATtgctaataaatataactataaatgtacatggtaaaaaaaaaacgggcTGTCCAgtcggtgtaggtgttaaaattttcggtgttaaatttcaaaccTGAAAGCGATATCGAAATAACACCACCGCCGGTATAAATCTTTTTGggtg
This genomic interval from Microplitis mediator isolate UGA2020A chromosome 2, iyMicMedi2.1, whole genome shotgun sequence contains the following:
- the LOC130664038 gene encoding MYG1 protein C27H6.8 — its product is MLSFSKLIINPLVATLGSKTLLINKQNKLKLKYLVNYFSTMTSDIKIGTHDGCFHCDEALAVFMLKQLPEYKNASIVRTRNQKILDTCDIVVDVGGVYDPKKHRYDHHMRDFTETANSVLKRDDCPWTIKLSSAGLVYCHFGHRIIKQLIPELVDETDVHSIFKRVYDSLIKEVDAIDNGVLMFDGEPKYRIVTNLSSRVARLNPEWNSEGVDPEVQFGKAMEMCGDEFKYFIENSARVWLPARDIVLQSIEKRFEVDPSGEIFELQTSVPWKDSFFELEKLLNVSPPIKYVIFKDNSWRVQCVPVSLGSFVPRLPLPEEWAGLRDEELTRVSGIEGCVFVHTVRFIGGNETREGALAMAQKSLKLNQLMKS
- the LOC130664039 gene encoding cuticle protein 38-like, whose product is MKTFIVLVALVAVASAKPGYLYGYHGPAAPLAHDGRVVDTPEVAHAKAAHLATHAHEAARNGYGYAGYAGHSGYAYAPAVAHSSYPHVSHVYVPTIAHHGPPAPLGHDGRVIDTPEVAHAKAAHLAAHAHEAAKTGYGHGYGHGYGHGQAYGALAYSYSPSYAHGYGYGAAPIGPDGNVVDTPEVAHAKAAHFAEVAKAAAESHGHYY